The following are encoded in a window of Osmia bicornis bicornis chromosome 15, iOsmBic2.1, whole genome shotgun sequence genomic DNA:
- the LOC114876486 gene encoding TP53-regulated inhibitor of apoptosis 1-like isoform X2 yields MEACKELKEKYDRCFNDWFADKFLRGVHDDSECASLLKLYTECVAQAMKEQDINLDEINIAHLGTEREKKNET; encoded by the exons ATGGAAGCTTGtaaagaattaaaagaaaaatacgatCGGTGTTTTAATGATTGGTTTGCTGACAAATTTTTGCGTGGAGTCCATGACGATAGTGAATGTGCATCGTTACTTAAACTTTATACTGAATGTGTCGCG CAAGCCATGAAAGAACAAGACATAAATCtggatgaaataaatattgccCATTTAGGAACAgaacgagagaaaaaaaatgaaacttga
- the LOC114876480 gene encoding tRNA modification GTPase GTPBP3, mitochondrial isoform X2, with protein sequence MTKVSTLKPRIALLRKIHDPETKEVLDKGLCLWFPGPKSFTGEDSVEFHVHGGPAVVISILNALSKLHFQLASPGEFTKRAFLNGKLDLTEAEGIGDLIEAETEKQRKQATNQAGGSLRRLYDSWRLTLLNTLASLEAYVDFSEEHDLESNVLENTKSTIQKLSLEIQQHLSDGRKGEILRTGVHVAILGEPNVGKSSLLNLLSKKDAAIVSAFPGTTRDVIELTANICGYPMILSDTAGIRNDPENEIEVEGIRKARECSKRADFVMCVISANNGLKCSFAKFLENYKNIMGIEKEKILIVLNKVDLLEKEEIVKWKSQNVVPISCKTQEGLKELIEALGKCFEEICGDPSTENPVISHARYRNHLSHVIKYLEKYLKRTKLPNYDMAISLQDIRGAARELGKITGSISNEEILDVIFQNFCIGK encoded by the exons ATGACCAAAGTATCAACACTAAAACCTAGAATAGCATTGCTAAGAAAAATTCATGATCCAGAGACAAAAGAAGTTCTGGATAAAGGCCTTTGCCTTTGGTTTCCAG GGCCAAAATCATTTACTGGAGAAGATTCTGTAGAATTCCATGTTCATGGAGGTCCTGCAGTAGTGATATCAATTCTTAATGCTCTTTCAAAGTTACATTTTCAATTAGCATCTCCTGGAGAATTTACTAAGAGAGCTTTTTTGAATGGAAAATTAGATTTGACTGAGGCCGAGGGCATAGGTGATTTGATCGAGGCAGAAACTGAAAAACAACGTAAACAG gCTACTAACCAAGCTGGTGGTTCTCTACGTCGTCTATACGATTCTTGGCGCCTGACTCTATTAAATACTCTTGCAAGTTTAGAAGCTTATGTTGATTTTTCTGAAGAGCATGATTTAGAATCTAATGTCTTGGAAAATACCAAAAGTACAATACAAAAATTATCTCTAGAAATTCAACAGCATCTTTCTGATGGACGAAAAGGAGAAATATTGCGCACAGGCGTGCATGTGGCAATTCTTGGAGAACCTAATGTAGGAAAAAGTAGTCTTTTAAACCTTCTTTCTAAAAAAGATGCAGCTATTGTTTCAGCTTTTCCTGGCACCACAAGAGATGTTATAGAATTAACAGCAAACATATGTGGATACCCAATGATCCTTTCAGACACTGCAGGAATTAGAAATGATcctgaaaatgaaatagaagTGGAAGGCATTAGAAAAGCAAGAGAATGCTCAAAAAGAGCTGATTTTGTCATGTGTGTAATTAGTGCAAACAATGGATTAAAATGTTCTTTTGCAAAGTTTTTAGAGAACTATAAAAACATCATGggtatagaaaaagaaaagattctCATAGTACTAAATAAAGTAGATTTacttgaaaaagaagaaatagtaAAATGGAAAAGTCAGAATGTTGTTCCTATTTCATGTAAAACACAAGAAGGTTTAAAAGAACTTATAGAAGCATTAGGAAAATGTTTTGAAGAAAT atGTGGTGATCCATCTACAGAAAATCCTGTAATCAGTCATGCAAGATATAGGAATCATTTATCACATGTTATAAAGTACCTTGAAAAGTATTTGAAAAGAACTAAACTTCCAAATTATGATATGGCTATATCTTTACAAGATATCAGAGGAGCAGCAAGAGAACTTGGAAAAATAACTGGTTCCATTAGTAATGAAGAAATTCTAGAtgtgatttttcaaaatttttgtattgGAAAATAA
- the LOC114876479 gene encoding histone H4 transcription factor-like → MAEFEKKLITSKEVQQRCNDWVESQKNCQYTDEAQYKRKLTDDDDIYNTDSEFDSVSECGTKRRRVGLPLKCEVYHLFCEWISCEYESNHVKRFVDHVSEHVSDLSTRTNEKGITVYVCQWNGCFYESNDPDEITRHVNYHSYHTKLKCIGSNIRTRIKLPKCRRDSEWKNVVELPIPLLCRWEECLQCFKNYQVYLYHVAAHIEGNPRGNKIEGGLECKWTGCNSTCANLYKLRDHVRRHTKEKIVACPDCGTTFASNTKFHIHCKRQIPIDVQGFQCSHCNKFYPTEGILRDHMRMHVFNYKCTLCDMSCESPSSLATHVRYRHVSTRSFPCQLCNHAAKSQQDLDSHMTVHTSGPNFSCHFDGCLYKCKGAYTLDRHIERVHGMQIRWYCCHECPIKYRKSYRLTRHLIEAHRLQLPSGHTRFQYTHEEDGCYRLQKVRYEAIEEENDSSIGNLKNQNKKFKIKLNENASVPQVEIYEDVGEEENVDKGSTEKSAEESDERKSLPVLSNILISIDETDAQGNIVKSRIVEAQETRELPSSEGSPLILT, encoded by the exons atggcagagtttgaaaaaaaattaataactaGCAAAGAGGTGCAACAACGATGTAACGATTGGGTAGAATCACAGAAAAATTGTCAATATACGGATGAAGCACAGTATAAAAGGAAATTAACAGATGACGATGATATTTATAATACCGATTCAGAATTCGATTCCGTCTCAGAATGTGGCACGAAAAGAAGAAGGGTTGGTTTACCGCTAAAATGTGAAGTTTATCATCTTTTTTGCGAATGGATTAGTTGTGAGTACGAGTCCAATCACGTTAAAAGATTCGTAGACCACGTGTCTGAGCACGTGTCAGATCTAAGTACGCGAACCAATGAAAAAGGTATAACTGTTTACGTGTGTCAGTGGAATGGCTGTTTCTATGAAAGCAATGATCCTGATGAAATTACGCGACATGTGAATTACCATTCATACCATACGAAGCTGAAATGCATTGGATCAAATATTCGCACTAGAATTAAATTGCCC AAATGTCGTCGAGATTCGGAATGGAAAAATGTAGTGGAACTTCCAATACCTCTTCTCTGTCGTTGGGAAGAGTGCTTAcaatgttttaaaaattatcaagtatatttatatcaTGTAGCTGCTCATATTGAAGGAAATCCAAGGGGTAACAAAATTGAAGGAGGTTTAGAATGTAAATGGACAGGGTGTAACAGTACCTGTGCTAATTTATACAAACTAAGAGACCATGTACGACGacatacaaaagaaaaaatcgtTGCTTGTCCTGATTGTGGTACTACATTTGCTTCTAACACAAAGTTCCATATTCATTGCAAACGACAAATACCAATCGATG TTCAGGGATTCCAGTGCTCCCACTGCAACAAGTTTTATCCTACAGAAGGAATTTTGAGGGATCATATGCGAATGCATGTTTTCAACTATAAATGCACTCTCTGTGATATGAGTTGTGAGTCACCATCTAGTTTGGCCACACATGTTAGATATCGACATGTTTCTACAAGGAGCTTTCCATGCCAGCTTTGCAATCATGCTGCCAAATCGCAACAAGATTTAGATTCTCATATGACGGTTCATACGAGTGGACCAAACTTTTCTTGCCATTTTGATGGATGTCTGTATAAATGCAAGGGTGCATATACTCTTGATAG gCACATAGAACGAGTTCATGGTATGCAAATACGATGGTACTGTTGTCACGAATGTCcaataaaatacagaaaaagCTATAGATTAACGAGGCATTTAATCGAAGCGCATAGATTACAATTACCTAGCGGTCATACAAGATTTCAGTACACTCATGAAGAAGATGGTTGCTACAGATTGCAGAAAGTTAGATATGAAGCTATTGAAGAAGAGAATGATTCTTCaattggaaatttaaaaaaccaaaacaaaaaatttaaaattaagttAAATGAGAATGCTAGTGTACCACAAGTGGAG aTTTATGAAGATGTgggtgaagaagaaaatgtaGATAAAGGAAGTACGGAGAAATCAGCGGAGGAATCAGACGAAAGAAAATCTTTACCTGTGCtttcgaatattttaatatccaTTGACGAAACTGATGCACAAGGCAATATAGTTAAAAGTAGAATCGTAGAAGCACAGGAAACTAGGGAACTACCATCTTCTGAAGGATCGCCATTGATTTTAAcataa
- the LOC114876482 gene encoding uncharacterized protein CG4449: MKTEQLGSSSEDDDVYLNAVAVLKALKKKQTLPHGSQETEEKVEKKPEELKIQIPEKNVKEQRPKRKTRGRRKTAGTSSSRQKQGTSADQDSDLEIVSVEETSKPTAAADENDILIVENCVDETSNPAGDENYDLSVKILWRSRNVHRLNIRKNENFHKIFEYFADLEKVSIDEILITKKDKIIKKSDTPASINLSVIDILEGGIVKKDSTTPQNNEENDENTCVIKVQTTTKKTITVSVKRDENFQVLSVKCAQALDVEESKIKLYFDGELITLTDTPDSLEIEDEACFDLKLAS; this comes from the exons ATGAAAACAGAGCAGTTAGGAAGTTCATCTGAGGATGATGATGTGTATTTGAATGCTGTAGCAGTATTAAAAG CTCTGAAGAAGAAGCAAACATTACCACATGGCAGTCAAGAGACTGAGGaaaaagtagaaaagaaaCCAGAAGAATTGAA GATTCAAATACcagaaaaaaatgtaaaagaacAAAGGCCAAAGAGGAAAACAAGGGGTAGAAGAAAAACTGCTGGTACTAGCTCATCAAGGCAGAAacaa gGAACTTCAGCAGATCAAGATTCAGATTTGGAAATTGTTTCTGTAGAAGAAACATCAAAACCAACGGCAGCAGCtgatgaaaatgatatattaataGTAGAAAATTGTGTAGATGAAACTTCAAATCCTGCTGGGGATGAGAACTATGATCTGTCTGTAAAAATTCTCTGGCGATCAAGAAACGTGCATCGCCTGAACATTCGTAAA AATGAAAACTTCCATAAAATATTCGAGTATTTTGCTGATTTAGAGAAGGTATCAATAGATGAGATTTTAATAACAAAGAaggataaaattattaaaaagagTGATACTCCGGcttctattaatttatctGTGATAGACATACTTG AAGGAGGTATTGTCAAGAAAGACAGTACTACACCTCAAAATAATGAAGAGAATGATGAAAACACTTGCGTTATAAAAGTACAAACAACAACAAAGAAAACCATAACCGTATCCGTTAAACGAGatgaaaatttccaagttCTTTCTGTAAAATGTGCTCAAGCTTTAGACGTCGAGgaatcaaaaattaaattatattttgatggagaattaattacattaacaGATACTCCCGATTCACTAGAAATAGAAGATGAAGCATGTTTCGATCTCAAATTAGCTTCGtag
- the LOC114876480 gene encoding tRNA modification GTPase MnmE isoform X1, whose product MFQKFMNNKIWEYTVTLERTIYTVFGSSISQQRYFSEHNRNSTIYALSSGYGKCGVAVIRITGSKASLALKEMTKVSTLKPRIALLRKIHDPETKEVLDKGLCLWFPGPKSFTGEDSVEFHVHGGPAVVISILNALSKLHFQLASPGEFTKRAFLNGKLDLTEAEGIGDLIEAETEKQRKQATNQAGGSLRRLYDSWRLTLLNTLASLEAYVDFSEEHDLESNVLENTKSTIQKLSLEIQQHLSDGRKGEILRTGVHVAILGEPNVGKSSLLNLLSKKDAAIVSAFPGTTRDVIELTANICGYPMILSDTAGIRNDPENEIEVEGIRKARECSKRADFVMCVISANNGLKCSFAKFLENYKNIMGIEKEKILIVLNKVDLLEKEEIVKWKSQNVVPISCKTQEGLKELIEALGKCFEEICGDPSTENPVISHARYRNHLSHVIKYLEKYLKRTKLPNYDMAISLQDIRGAARELGKITGSISNEEILDVIFQNFCIGK is encoded by the exons ATGTTTCAAAAGTTTATGAACAATAAAATATGGGAATATACTGTGACTTTAGAAAGAACGATATACACTGTCTTTGGTTCATCGATTTCACAGCAAAGATACTTCAGTGAACACAACAGAAATTCCACAATATATGCACTCTCCTCTg GATATGGTAAATGTGGAGTAGCAGTGATTCGAATAACTGGTTCAAAAGCATCATTAGCTTTAAAAGAAATGACCAAAGTATCAACACTAAAACCTAGAATAGCATTGCTAAGAAAAATTCATGATCCAGAGACAAAAGAAGTTCTGGATAAAGGCCTTTGCCTTTGGTTTCCAG GGCCAAAATCATTTACTGGAGAAGATTCTGTAGAATTCCATGTTCATGGAGGTCCTGCAGTAGTGATATCAATTCTTAATGCTCTTTCAAAGTTACATTTTCAATTAGCATCTCCTGGAGAATTTACTAAGAGAGCTTTTTTGAATGGAAAATTAGATTTGACTGAGGCCGAGGGCATAGGTGATTTGATCGAGGCAGAAACTGAAAAACAACGTAAACAG gCTACTAACCAAGCTGGTGGTTCTCTACGTCGTCTATACGATTCTTGGCGCCTGACTCTATTAAATACTCTTGCAAGTTTAGAAGCTTATGTTGATTTTTCTGAAGAGCATGATTTAGAATCTAATGTCTTGGAAAATACCAAAAGTACAATACAAAAATTATCTCTAGAAATTCAACAGCATCTTTCTGATGGACGAAAAGGAGAAATATTGCGCACAGGCGTGCATGTGGCAATTCTTGGAGAACCTAATGTAGGAAAAAGTAGTCTTTTAAACCTTCTTTCTAAAAAAGATGCAGCTATTGTTTCAGCTTTTCCTGGCACCACAAGAGATGTTATAGAATTAACAGCAAACATATGTGGATACCCAATGATCCTTTCAGACACTGCAGGAATTAGAAATGATcctgaaaatgaaatagaagTGGAAGGCATTAGAAAAGCAAGAGAATGCTCAAAAAGAGCTGATTTTGTCATGTGTGTAATTAGTGCAAACAATGGATTAAAATGTTCTTTTGCAAAGTTTTTAGAGAACTATAAAAACATCATGggtatagaaaaagaaaagattctCATAGTACTAAATAAAGTAGATTTacttgaaaaagaagaaatagtaAAATGGAAAAGTCAGAATGTTGTTCCTATTTCATGTAAAACACAAGAAGGTTTAAAAGAACTTATAGAAGCATTAGGAAAATGTTTTGAAGAAAT atGTGGTGATCCATCTACAGAAAATCCTGTAATCAGTCATGCAAGATATAGGAATCATTTATCACATGTTATAAAGTACCTTGAAAAGTATTTGAAAAGAACTAAACTTCCAAATTATGATATGGCTATATCTTTACAAGATATCAGAGGAGCAGCAAGAGAACTTGGAAAAATAACTGGTTCCATTAGTAATGAAGAAATTCTAGAtgtgatttttcaaaatttttgtattgGAAAATAA